The proteins below are encoded in one region of Bremerella sp. P1:
- a CDS encoding MIP/aquaporin family protein, with protein sequence MRRYVAEVIGTFALVFAGTGAIVVNDVTQESITHVGIALTFGMIVMALIYALGDVSGAHFNPAVTIGFWTARQFDGKEVVPYIIAQLLGAIAASATLRVLFLEHDTLGATLPAGVWWQSFVLEVILTFLLMFIILNVATGAKEKGIMAGAAIGATVGLEAMFAGPICGASMNPARSMAPALVSGHLEHLWIYIVATIAGAILAVFAYQFVQTETNSDTEPVAEHHAVEEVS encoded by the coding sequence GTGAGACGATATGTGGCGGAAGTCATCGGTACGTTTGCCCTCGTCTTCGCCGGAACAGGCGCCATCGTCGTCAATGACGTGACCCAGGAATCGATCACGCATGTGGGGATTGCCCTGACGTTCGGCATGATTGTCATGGCATTGATTTACGCTCTTGGTGATGTGTCGGGAGCGCACTTCAATCCAGCGGTCACGATTGGCTTTTGGACGGCTCGCCAGTTTGATGGCAAGGAAGTTGTCCCGTATATCATTGCTCAACTGCTGGGTGCGATTGCAGCGAGTGCCACTCTAAGAGTCTTGTTTCTAGAGCACGACACGCTCGGTGCGACTTTGCCGGCGGGTGTTTGGTGGCAGTCGTTTGTACTGGAGGTGATCCTTACGTTTCTGTTGATGTTCATTATTTTGAATGTCGCGACCGGAGCGAAGGAGAAAGGCATCATGGCAGGGGCCGCAATCGGGGCAACGGTTGGCTTAGAAGCGATGTTCGCTGGGCCAATTTGTGGGGCCTCAATGAACCCGGCCCGCTCGATGGCGCCCGCTTTAGTAAGTGGTCACTTGGAACATCTGTGGATTTACATCGTGGCCACGATTGCCGGTGCAATCTTGGCCGTGTTTGCCTATCAATTCGTTCAAACTGAAACCAACTCCGATACAGAACCTGTAGCGGAGCATCATGCGGTAGAGGAAGTGTCATGA
- a CDS encoding DoxX family protein: MNPIVQGLLTVVGRLFIVTIFLMSAVGNKIPQFSGVAQYMASEGVPAPQVMLAGAIVFLIVGGLSILLGFYARVGAVLLFTFLVLATYFFHDFWTMEGDVVQGQMIHFMKNLSMMGTMLFIMAVGSGPWSLDHKLAKEEVAAQ, translated from the coding sequence ATGAATCCGATAGTTCAAGGTCTACTCACGGTGGTCGGGCGGTTGTTTATCGTCACCATCTTTTTGATGAGTGCGGTTGGCAACAAGATCCCGCAGTTCAGTGGCGTGGCTCAGTACATGGCCTCGGAAGGCGTGCCGGCTCCTCAGGTCATGCTGGCCGGAGCGATTGTGTTTCTGATTGTGGGCGGGCTGTCGATCCTGCTTGGGTTTTATGCTCGGGTTGGGGCTGTCTTGCTGTTTACGTTTCTGGTCTTAGCAACCTACTTCTTTCATGATTTTTGGACCATGGAAGGGGATGTCGTCCAGGGGCAGATGATCCACTTCATGAAGAATCTCTCGATGATGGGCACCATGCTATTCATCATGGCGGTCGGCTCGGGGCCGTGGAGCTTGGATCATAAGCTGGCGAAAGAGGAAGTTGCCGCCCAGTAA
- a CDS encoding redoxin domain-containing protein, whose protein sequence is MKFLSGILSVSFLLVGASGWLLADEAASASEVATLINVTRQDHQGNVHQIAANSRKAVRVFVFMTGECPVSRTYFPVLNDLYKEWGKNEKDIQLLGIWADVTQTPQDVAGIVKEFSIEFPVLLDRDASLGKALKPTTVPEVFVLDHHGEVSYRGRIDDRFLQLGSRKPEATEETLKRAVEKVAAGLPVLEAATKPVGCYYELPPTPSPEDAKLTFNRDIAPILNANCVVCHREGEVGPFTLTSYMDAAKRARQIARVVDSKLMPPWKAAQVHGEFEGQRTLTDREIETLKAWAKSDRAEGDPADLPPTPTFASDWILGEPDLVLEMQEDFEVPAGGSDIFRNFVIPYEIPEDKLVATVEFKPGDATVVHHSILYLDSSGKARAKDKAAAGPGYSTFGGPGFVPSGSIGGWSPGKRPHPLPNGLGRKMPKGADLVMQIHYHPSGKATKDRSKVGIYFVDKPKNEAFAIWTSSFDLDIPPGEGNYKATASYKLPAEVTLLSCIPHMHLLGHQMKATAYMPDGTSQVLIDVPQWDFNWQDEYMLADPMRLPAGTKIEVVASYDNSENNPTNPSSPPQRVTFGEETTDEMLYCFFLVAAKDKSTIPVVLGDVFTQEVLRRSAHRLKMGR, encoded by the coding sequence GTGAAGTTTCTTTCCGGAATCTTGTCCGTCAGCTTTCTGCTTGTTGGTGCCAGCGGTTGGCTTCTTGCTGATGAAGCAGCATCGGCTTCCGAGGTCGCCACGTTGATCAACGTGACCCGGCAAGACCACCAAGGGAATGTGCATCAAATCGCGGCCAACTCTCGCAAAGCAGTGCGGGTGTTCGTCTTCATGACCGGCGAGTGCCCCGTGTCGCGAACCTACTTTCCGGTTTTGAACGACCTGTATAAGGAGTGGGGTAAGAACGAGAAAGACATTCAGCTGCTGGGTATCTGGGCGGACGTGACACAAACTCCGCAGGACGTGGCCGGCATCGTCAAAGAGTTCTCAATCGAGTTTCCCGTCCTGTTGGATCGAGATGCCAGTCTCGGCAAAGCGCTGAAACCTACGACCGTGCCGGAAGTCTTCGTGTTGGATCACCATGGAGAAGTGTCCTACCGGGGACGTATCGATGACCGCTTTCTCCAGTTGGGATCGCGAAAACCGGAGGCAACCGAAGAGACGTTGAAGCGAGCCGTCGAGAAGGTAGCCGCAGGGCTTCCGGTCTTGGAAGCGGCAACGAAGCCAGTGGGCTGCTACTACGAGCTTCCTCCGACACCAAGCCCCGAGGACGCGAAGCTCACCTTCAATCGCGATATCGCACCGATCTTGAATGCCAACTGCGTGGTGTGCCATCGCGAAGGAGAAGTCGGACCCTTCACGCTGACCAGCTACATGGATGCGGCCAAGCGAGCCCGGCAAATTGCTCGCGTGGTCGATTCCAAGCTGATGCCTCCCTGGAAAGCGGCTCAGGTTCACGGCGAGTTTGAGGGACAACGAACGCTCACCGATCGCGAAATTGAAACCTTGAAAGCGTGGGCTAAGTCGGATCGTGCCGAAGGAGACCCAGCCGATCTGCCACCAACGCCGACGTTTGCGTCCGATTGGATCTTGGGCGAGCCTGACCTGGTGCTCGAGATGCAAGAAGATTTTGAAGTCCCGGCCGGTGGTTCGGATATCTTCCGCAACTTTGTCATTCCTTACGAGATTCCAGAAGACAAGCTTGTCGCGACGGTCGAGTTTAAGCCAGGTGATGCCACGGTGGTACACCACTCGATTCTTTACCTCGACAGTAGCGGTAAGGCCCGTGCCAAAGATAAGGCCGCAGCTGGACCTGGCTATTCGACCTTTGGCGGTCCCGGGTTCGTACCTTCGGGATCGATCGGTGGTTGGTCGCCAGGTAAGCGTCCCCATCCCCTGCCCAATGGTTTAGGACGAAAGATGCCTAAGGGAGCCGATCTGGTGATGCAGATTCACTATCACCCTAGCGGCAAAGCGACGAAGGATCGCTCGAAGGTTGGGATCTATTTCGTCGACAAGCCAAAGAACGAAGCGTTCGCCATTTGGACCTCGTCGTTCGACCTGGACATTCCGCCGGGCGAGGGGAATTACAAAGCGACGGCGTCCTACAAGTTGCCGGCCGAGGTGACGCTGCTCAGTTGCATTCCGCACATGCACCTGCTGGGGCATCAGATGAAAGCCACGGCTTACATGCCCGATGGAACGTCCCAGGTGCTGATCGATGTGCCGCAATGGGATTTCAACTGGCAAGACGAGTACATGCTAGCAGATCCGATGCGACTTCCGGCGGGGACTAAGATTGAAGTGGTCGCTAGCTACGACAACTCGGAAAACAATCCGACCAATCCCAGCTCGCCTCCTCAGCGTGTCACCTTTGGGGAAGAGACCACGGACGAGATGCTGTACTGCTTCTTCCTGGTGGCCGCAAAGGACAAGAGCACGATCCCTGTGGTGCTGGGAGACGTCTTCACGCAAGAGGTGCTCCGGCGATCCGCCCATCGGCTGAAAATGGGCCGCTAG
- a CDS encoding sulfatase-like hydrolase/transferase, which produces MIRILSLVPFLALAVVSLAQADETKKPNILFLFSDDQSYETPGYVGMTQAQTPSLDELAKRSVSFTHAYNQGSWSGAVCVASRTMLNSGRFVWHANDIYKTSEKERAAGRFWSEHMKKAGYRTYMTGKWHVPANAAKAFDVTGHVRGGMPQQTPQGYDRPKNSEDTQWQPWDKKFGGFWEGGKHWSEVVGDEAVGFLEEAAKDEKPFFMYIAFNAPHDPRQSPKEFVDMYPAHEVEVPQDFLPEYPECKEIGCPPTLRDEHLAPFPRTKYAVQVHRQEYFAIITHMDQQIGRILEALEKTGKADETFVFFTSDHGLACGHHGLMGKQNSYDHSIRVPLLVSGPGIEPGKNDAAVYLQDVMPTTLELASISKPDHVEFSSLLPLIHGEKTESYDAIYNCYLNVQRSITEDGFKLMVYPKANRVKLFDLTNDPTEVKDLSADPAYAERKQQLFATLQKWQAKVGDTLELDPQLQK; this is translated from the coding sequence GTGATCCGAATCCTTTCCTTGGTTCCGTTCCTTGCTCTTGCCGTTGTTTCCCTGGCCCAGGCCGACGAAACGAAGAAGCCGAATATTCTGTTTCTTTTTTCGGATGATCAAAGCTATGAAACGCCTGGCTATGTCGGGATGACCCAAGCCCAGACGCCGAGCTTGGACGAGTTGGCTAAGCGGTCGGTATCGTTCACCCATGCCTACAACCAGGGTTCCTGGAGTGGGGCCGTGTGCGTCGCCAGTCGGACCATGCTCAATTCGGGGCGATTTGTCTGGCACGCCAACGATATCTATAAGACCTCTGAGAAAGAGCGAGCTGCCGGGCGATTCTGGTCCGAGCATATGAAGAAGGCCGGCTATCGAACCTACATGACCGGCAAGTGGCATGTGCCGGCCAATGCGGCCAAGGCCTTTGATGTGACGGGTCATGTCCGGGGTGGTATGCCGCAGCAAACACCTCAGGGCTACGACCGCCCGAAGAATTCCGAGGACACCCAGTGGCAGCCATGGGATAAGAAGTTTGGCGGCTTCTGGGAAGGTGGCAAGCATTGGAGCGAAGTCGTCGGGGACGAAGCGGTGGGCTTCCTCGAAGAAGCCGCCAAGGACGAGAAGCCTTTCTTTATGTACATCGCGTTCAACGCTCCGCACGATCCGCGACAGTCACCGAAAGAGTTTGTCGACATGTACCCGGCCCATGAAGTGGAAGTGCCCCAAGATTTTCTGCCGGAGTATCCCGAGTGCAAAGAGATTGGCTGCCCGCCGACTCTTCGAGACGAGCACCTAGCCCCCTTCCCTCGCACCAAGTATGCGGTTCAGGTTCATCGGCAAGAGTACTTTGCTATCATCACGCACATGGACCAGCAGATCGGTCGCATTCTCGAAGCCCTGGAAAAGACAGGCAAAGCGGACGAAACGTTCGTCTTCTTCACGTCCGACCATGGCCTGGCCTGTGGTCATCATGGGCTGATGGGTAAGCAGAACTCGTACGATCACAGCATCCGTGTGCCACTGTTGGTTTCCGGCCCTGGTATTGAACCAGGCAAGAATGACGCGGCCGTCTACCTGCAAGACGTGATGCCCACCACGCTTGAACTGGCCAGCATCAGCAAGCCAGATCACGTTGAGTTCAGCAGTCTGCTGCCGCTGATCCACGGTGAGAAGACCGAATCGTACGATGCGATCTACAACTGTTATCTCAATGTGCAGCGATCGATCACCGAAGATGGTTTCAAGCTGATGGTCTATCCCAAGGCGAATCGCGTGAAGCTGTTTGACCTGACCAACGATCCGACGGAGGTGAAGGATCTTTCGGCCGACCCTGCCTATGCCGAGCGGAAGCAGCAGTTGTTTGCCACACTCCAAAAGTGGCAAGCGAAGGTTGGGGACACGCTGGAGCTGGACCCGCAGCTTCAGAAGTAG
- a CDS encoding FliM/FliN family flagellar motor switch protein, translating into MTAFNIEALSEVIAACEATAVEASDAFSRAFDQKIQLKLGEGSELSVDADLTDWKVPGLAIVLNVESEAALILISQSSGILPDWYTDPDPTGESKLATLGQELGMTLLPEEFMAMEFQVQATDDLATACQNGAPGESPAKLSLQLEIDGTEHEALMVWPLTKPADVFQAEATPPEAVTEEVKEAPAKPAAPAPSPSPQPTATRPRIGSYSELPSFGRSLLQIEVPIRVILAAKKMKVNDIVNVGVGTIIQFDKSCEDTLDVEIGRQKIAEGEAVKIGDKFGVRVTSITMPEERYIALKARKRVR; encoded by the coding sequence ATGACTGCATTCAACATCGAAGCTCTTTCCGAAGTCATCGCGGCCTGCGAAGCAACCGCTGTGGAAGCGTCGGATGCGTTTTCGAGGGCATTTGATCAAAAGATCCAGCTCAAGTTGGGTGAAGGGAGCGAACTTTCGGTCGATGCGGACTTAACCGACTGGAAAGTCCCCGGCCTGGCGATTGTCTTGAATGTCGAATCTGAGGCCGCATTGATCCTCATTTCCCAGTCCAGCGGTATACTGCCGGATTGGTATACCGATCCGGACCCAACCGGCGAAAGCAAGTTAGCGACACTCGGTCAGGAACTCGGCATGACGCTCTTGCCGGAAGAGTTCATGGCCATGGAGTTCCAAGTCCAAGCCACCGACGACCTGGCGACTGCCTGTCAAAACGGAGCACCGGGAGAAAGCCCAGCCAAGCTTTCCTTGCAGCTGGAAATCGACGGTACAGAACACGAAGCGTTGATGGTCTGGCCTTTAACCAAGCCCGCCGACGTTTTCCAAGCCGAGGCAACTCCGCCTGAGGCAGTCACTGAGGAAGTAAAGGAAGCCCCGGCTAAGCCTGCCGCCCCAGCACCATCCCCCAGTCCTCAGCCAACGGCGACTCGTCCACGCATTGGCAGCTACAGCGAACTGCCAAGCTTTGGTCGTAGCTTGCTGCAAATTGAAGTGCCGATCCGTGTGATCTTGGCGGCCAAGAAGATGAAGGTGAACGACATCGTGAACGTCGGCGTGGGGACGATCATTCAATTCGACAAGTCGTGCGAAGACACGCTCGATGTCGAGATCGGTCGTCAAAAGATCGCCGAGGGAGAAGCCGTGAAGATCGGAGACAAGTTCGGCGTGCGCGTCACCAGCATCACCATGCCGGAAGAGCGCTATATCGCTCTCAAAGCACGCAAACGAGTTCGCTAG
- the cutA gene encoding divalent-cation tolerance protein CutA: MSQAIVVQTTTGSSADAEKLAEIIIQHAQGACVQIVGPMTSVYQWQGTIQKEEEFLVSIKTTSQVFSSLAELIRQHHSYDVPEIIAIPIVDGSSEYLEWVAQSVT; this comes from the coding sequence ATGTCGCAGGCGATCGTGGTTCAAACAACGACCGGTAGTTCTGCGGATGCTGAGAAGCTTGCCGAGATCATCATTCAGCACGCCCAAGGGGCATGTGTCCAGATTGTTGGTCCGATGACATCTGTCTATCAGTGGCAAGGCACCATCCAGAAAGAAGAAGAGTTTTTGGTCTCGATCAAGACGACGAGCCAAGTATTTTCCTCACTAGCCGAACTGATTCGCCAGCACCATTCATACGACGTTCCGGAGATCATTGCGATCCCCATCGTCGATGGGTCGAGCGAGTATTTAGAGTGGGTGGCCCAATCAGTAACTTAA
- a CDS encoding pirin family protein, protein MINVRKANDRGHANHGWLDTYHTFSFAGYVDRDHVQFRSLRVMNEDRVAPGQGFGTHPHNDMEIVTYVLEGALEHKDSMGNGEVLRPGEFQRMTAGTGITHSEFNPSADEPVHLYQIWLFPDRKGHTPSYEQKRFPDEQLSNRLRVVASPDAEDGSLMIHQDAKVFLSKLDAGAVVEHPLDESRHAWLQVLRGKVTLNGQSLATSDGAAVSEERMLKIEADEDAEIMLFDLA, encoded by the coding sequence ATGATCAATGTCCGAAAAGCGAACGATCGCGGTCATGCAAATCACGGTTGGCTCGATACGTACCACACGTTTTCCTTCGCAGGGTACGTTGATCGCGATCATGTGCAATTCCGTTCCCTGCGTGTGATGAACGAAGATCGCGTGGCCCCGGGCCAAGGCTTCGGTACCCATCCGCACAACGACATGGAAATTGTCACCTATGTGCTGGAAGGTGCCTTAGAGCACAAGGACTCGATGGGCAACGGCGAGGTCCTGCGTCCTGGCGAATTCCAACGCATGACCGCCGGGACCGGGATCACCCATAGCGAGTTCAATCCGTCCGCGGACGAGCCGGTCCACCTTTATCAGATCTGGCTTTTCCCCGATCGGAAAGGCCATACGCCTAGCTACGAACAGAAGCGATTTCCCGACGAGCAACTCAGCAATCGGCTCCGGGTTGTCGCTTCACCGGACGCGGAAGATGGTTCGCTCATGATTCATCAGGACGCGAAGGTCTTCCTCAGCAAGCTCGACGCCGGCGCGGTTGTCGAGCATCCCCTGGACGAGTCACGGCATGCGTGGCTGCAGGTATTACGCGGCAAGGTAACGCTCAACGGGCAGTCACTTGCCACCAGCGATGGTGCCGCCGTGAGTGAAGAACGAATGTTGAAAATCGAAGCCGATGAGGATGCCGAGATCATGCTTTTCGATCTCGCCTGA
- a CDS encoding mechanosensitive ion channel domain-containing protein — protein MLQLQRSGMSVVLAGFVLLVGWETSLAQQPGGSGYGPIPITVDGNDAPAGAYQGPVPIQYDAPPQRMAQQPSQFTQPQQQPAPTQYQPSFGPSTQPAGSAFAAPQQQSMVPQAPGSAAPAPGGITLPEEELSLERVEMLRREAEEATNLDEAKKKRAIELYQSAAAKVKEAHEFAAKAKTMATEAQPEAIQQRLDVIKRSLEEIKKLKPESFVDVPLPELEQRQAKQELDNTAIQKDRIAAETEPKRRVDRRKQIREWMVEVPKEFAKIKQTVEGIPQDEHPLLAQAIKTDAMARRISLYRQYVAAEAELAKYDTEEAVDLVRFERDLATQRLAFAEQTMKAIAEQVQKKRAQAAQEAVRQAREQLIMVQPVLRTYAERNQELAETSQAIAKKLAEAEKEANEADQKLRNLRKQFNETREKVEKLGLTSSIGALLRKQRTDLIEMSPWRTGMPDRQALIDESQFKHFEYDDEREELANPEVLVQRIMDEARLQDESEREQLELAARELFERKREFLGLLIKNNTKYLDTLIDLKTKEQQTVSEIAAYQNYIDKRVLWIRSGNILATELQVDDSDKSILSPATWIDVSRVLWSDVKRNLLIWIVVVSLFVALVLKRGRLRTELRSLGELAQKPGYFAFWPTMHAIFYSVILAGVNPAFIAFVAWRLMSSGTDQTFSIAVGNGLYWTAVLWFPLELLRNVCRGDGLGEAHFKWPESSLRLLGKSMTWLIPVLLPLTFVTSTFYASDPTHGHDAIERICFIVQALFMAAFLARILHPTGVFQEYLAYNQGGWLDRLKYVWYWGFVAAPLVLAGLAFWGYYYTAQVLSWRLFATLCCVMGLMLIRATLMRWIMLARRKLSIAQARERAAAAAAQTGDSAAASLSNSILAEQAKEELSAHSAQTQRLLATGMFTVSLVGFWLIWGQVLPALRMLDQYGYEIAPTEEVAQAEMPTTPGMPPAATDKESKENTASEDVPSVAEESTDEKMVTKKITILTLAFAGLILVLTLVFARDIPGLMEMTILQRLPLEPSIRYAITSLTSYAIVMVGVIWAFSSVGLQWSQIQWLATALTFGLAFGLQEMFANFVAGIIILFERPVRVGDIVTIHDVTGVVSRIRIRATSITNWDRKEYVVPNKEFITGRLLNWTLSDTVNRVVINVGVAYGTDTEAARKILLEIADKNQYLLKDPGPSATFEGFGDSTLNLILRAYLPNLENRLMVITDLHTQIDLAFRDAKIEIAFPQRDLHIRTAPGVAAALGVPEEQQNLPIADQQEEKRGAA, from the coding sequence ATGTTGCAATTGCAGCGCTCAGGGATGAGCGTCGTCCTGGCTGGCTTTGTACTTTTGGTCGGTTGGGAAACGAGCTTGGCTCAGCAACCAGGGGGATCTGGCTACGGTCCGATTCCGATCACTGTCGACGGCAACGATGCACCTGCCGGCGCCTACCAAGGGCCCGTTCCCATCCAATATGATGCGCCGCCGCAGCGGATGGCCCAGCAGCCATCGCAGTTCACGCAGCCGCAACAGCAACCAGCTCCCACGCAGTATCAACCTTCATTCGGGCCCAGTACCCAGCCGGCCGGCAGTGCGTTTGCCGCTCCCCAACAACAGTCGATGGTTCCTCAGGCCCCAGGCAGTGCTGCGCCAGCGCCCGGTGGAATAACGCTACCTGAGGAAGAGCTCTCGCTGGAACGCGTTGAAATGCTTCGCCGAGAAGCGGAAGAAGCCACCAACCTTGACGAAGCGAAAAAGAAGCGGGCAATCGAGCTCTACCAAAGCGCGGCTGCCAAAGTAAAAGAAGCTCACGAGTTCGCCGCTAAGGCGAAGACCATGGCCACCGAGGCCCAGCCGGAAGCCATTCAGCAGCGGCTCGATGTGATCAAACGCAGCCTCGAAGAGATCAAGAAGTTGAAGCCGGAGTCGTTCGTCGATGTCCCACTTCCTGAACTTGAGCAACGTCAGGCGAAGCAGGAACTCGACAATACGGCCATTCAAAAGGATCGGATCGCAGCGGAAACCGAGCCCAAGCGCCGAGTTGACCGACGAAAGCAAATCCGCGAGTGGATGGTCGAAGTTCCCAAAGAGTTCGCCAAGATCAAACAGACCGTTGAAGGTATTCCTCAGGACGAGCATCCACTGCTTGCCCAGGCCATCAAGACCGATGCGATGGCTCGCAGGATTTCGCTCTATCGTCAGTATGTCGCCGCGGAAGCGGAACTGGCCAAGTACGACACCGAGGAAGCAGTGGATCTGGTGCGCTTCGAGCGCGACTTGGCGACTCAGCGTCTGGCTTTTGCAGAGCAAACGATGAAGGCCATCGCCGAACAGGTGCAAAAGAAGCGTGCGCAAGCTGCCCAGGAAGCGGTTCGTCAGGCACGCGAACAATTGATCATGGTTCAGCCAGTGCTGCGCACGTACGCCGAACGGAATCAAGAATTGGCAGAAACATCTCAGGCCATTGCCAAGAAGCTGGCCGAGGCAGAGAAAGAGGCCAACGAAGCCGACCAAAAACTGAGGAACTTGCGAAAGCAGTTCAACGAGACGCGTGAGAAGGTGGAGAAGCTGGGACTGACCAGCTCGATTGGTGCATTGCTTCGTAAGCAGCGGACGGATCTTATCGAAATGTCCCCCTGGCGCACCGGGATGCCGGACCGACAGGCCTTGATCGATGAGTCGCAGTTCAAGCACTTTGAATATGACGACGAACGAGAAGAGCTGGCCAATCCGGAAGTCCTGGTACAACGCATCATGGACGAGGCCCGCCTGCAAGACGAATCGGAACGCGAGCAGCTCGAGCTGGCTGCCCGTGAGCTCTTCGAGCGGAAACGAGAGTTCCTCGGACTGCTGATTAAGAACAACACGAAGTACCTTGATACGCTGATCGATCTCAAGACGAAAGAACAACAAACGGTCAGCGAGATCGCTGCCTATCAGAACTACATCGACAAACGTGTCTTGTGGATTCGTAGCGGCAACATCTTGGCTACCGAACTGCAAGTCGACGATTCGGACAAGTCGATCTTGTCGCCGGCCACTTGGATCGATGTCTCGCGCGTGCTTTGGTCTGATGTTAAACGGAATTTGTTGATCTGGATTGTCGTTGTTTCGCTGTTTGTGGCCCTGGTACTCAAGCGAGGGCGTTTGCGAACCGAGCTGCGATCGCTGGGCGAACTGGCGCAAAAACCAGGCTACTTCGCATTTTGGCCGACGATGCATGCCATCTTCTACTCGGTGATCCTCGCAGGCGTGAATCCTGCGTTTATCGCGTTTGTGGCTTGGCGTTTGATGTCGTCCGGGACTGACCAAACGTTCTCGATCGCGGTAGGCAACGGGCTGTACTGGACGGCCGTCCTGTGGTTCCCGCTGGAACTACTCCGAAATGTGTGCCGAGGTGATGGTCTGGGCGAAGCTCACTTCAAATGGCCCGAGTCCTCGCTGCGATTGTTGGGTAAGAGCATGACCTGGTTGATTCCGGTACTCTTACCGCTGACCTTTGTCACGTCCACCTTTTACGCCAGCGATCCAACGCATGGCCACGATGCGATTGAACGTATTTGCTTTATCGTTCAAGCGTTGTTCATGGCGGCGTTTCTCGCGCGGATTCTGCATCCGACTGGCGTCTTCCAGGAATACCTCGCTTACAACCAGGGTGGTTGGTTAGACCGTCTGAAGTACGTTTGGTACTGGGGTTTTGTTGCAGCACCACTGGTGTTGGCAGGCCTGGCATTCTGGGGCTATTACTACACCGCTCAGGTTCTATCGTGGCGTCTTTTTGCCACGCTCTGCTGTGTGATGGGACTGATGCTGATTCGTGCGACGCTGATGCGCTGGATCATGCTGGCTCGTCGCAAGTTGAGCATTGCTCAGGCTCGTGAACGTGCCGCGGCCGCCGCTGCCCAAACAGGCGACTCGGCAGCCGCTTCGCTTTCGAATTCGATCCTGGCCGAACAAGCCAAGGAAGAACTTTCGGCTCACAGTGCTCAAACGCAACGTCTGTTGGCGACTGGGATGTTCACCGTTTCGTTGGTCGGGTTCTGGCTGATCTGGGGACAGGTTTTGCCTGCCCTGCGAATGCTCGACCAGTACGGCTACGAGATCGCGCCTACCGAAGAAGTTGCTCAGGCCGAAATGCCAACCACGCCCGGCATGCCGCCGGCCGCAACGGATAAGGAGTCGAAGGAAAACACGGCCAGCGAAGATGTTCCTAGTGTGGCCGAAGAATCGACCGACGAGAAAATGGTCACGAAGAAGATCACGATCCTGACACTTGCGTTTGCCGGCTTGATCCTGGTGCTGACGCTGGTGTTCGCGCGGGATATACCTGGCTTGATGGAAATGACCATCTTGCAACGATTACCGCTCGAGCCATCCATACGCTATGCGATCACTTCGTTGACCAGTTATGCGATCGTCATGGTCGGTGTCATCTGGGCGTTTTCGAGCGTTGGCCTGCAGTGGTCGCAGATCCAATGGTTGGCCACCGCGTTGACGTTTGGTTTGGCGTTTGGCTTGCAGGAAATGTTTGCCAACTTTGTCGCCGGGATCATTATCCTGTTCGAGCGTCCGGTTCGCGTCGGAGATATCGTGACGATTCATGACGTGACCGGCGTCGTCTCGCGAATTCGCATTCGTGCCACGTCAATTACCAACTGGGATCGCAAGGAATACGTCGTTCCCAACAAGGAATTCATCACCGGCCGTCTGTTGAACTGGACCCTTTCCGACACGGTCAATCGTGTGGTCATTAATGTTGGCGTGGCGTATGGTACCGATACGGAAGCTGCCCGGAAGATTCTGCTGGAGATCGCCGACAAGAATCAGTATCTCCTCAAGGATCCTGGCCCGAGCGCCACGTTCGAGGGCTTCGGCGACAGTACGCTCAACTTGATTTTGCGGGCATATCTGCCGAACCTCGAGAACCGCCTGATGGTGATCACCGACCTGCATACGCAGATCGATTTGGCGTTCCGAGATGCCAAGATCGAAATTGCGTTCCCACAACGCGATCTGCACATCCGAACCGCCCCTGGCGTGGCGGCTGCGTTGGGTGTGCCCGAGGAACAGCAGAATCTGCCGATTGCCGATCAGCAGGAAGAAAAACGCGGGGCCGCCTAG
- a CDS encoding ArsR/SmtB family transcription factor, producing the protein MNEIETKLVVKTLAQYEARAKVAKAMAHPSRLFMLDLLGQREMCVQELTQNVGCDQSTVSKHLAILKEVGLIESRREGTSNFYKLTCGCLDGFFGCLETVVQLDVDKRTSACDGGCPT; encoded by the coding sequence ATGAATGAAATCGAAACAAAACTCGTAGTAAAAACGCTCGCCCAGTACGAGGCGCGTGCCAAGGTAGCCAAAGCAATGGCTCACCCTAGCAGGCTGTTCATGCTCGATTTGCTGGGACAGCGCGAAATGTGCGTGCAAGAGCTAACGCAGAATGTCGGTTGCGATCAGTCGACCGTTTCCAAGCACTTGGCCATCCTCAAAGAAGTCGGCCTGATTGAGTCACGGCGAGAGGGCACCTCGAACTTCTACAAGCTCACCTGTGGCTGCCTGGATGGTTTTTTTGGGTGTTTAGAAACCGTCGTCCAGTTAGACGTCGACAAGCGAACTTCTGCGTGTGATGGAGGCTGTCCGACGTGA